In a single window of the Hoyosella subflava DQS3-9A1 genome:
- the glfT1 gene encoding galactofuranosyltransferase GlfT1, with protein sequence MKIIAVVVTHRRRELLTESLAVVAGQNRPVDHLIVVDNASEPEVKELVESQPVPATYLGSQHNLGGAGGFALGMLHALALGADWVWLADDDGRPEGPEVLQTLLDCAERYDLAEVSPVVCNIGEPDRLAFPLRRGVVWRRWRHELGDEDFLPGIASLFNGALFSSKAIEAVGVPDLRLFVRGDEVDVHRRLVRSGLPFGTCLQTAYLHPDGSDEFKPILGGRMHTQYPDNSVKRYYTYRNRGYLLAQPGMRKLLFQEWVRFSWYFLVNQRDFTGWKEWNRLRRLGRREQFRRV encoded by the coding sequence ATGAAGATCATCGCAGTTGTGGTGACACATCGCCGACGTGAGCTCCTCACCGAATCTCTCGCGGTTGTGGCGGGCCAGAACCGTCCCGTCGACCACCTGATAGTCGTGGACAATGCCTCCGAGCCGGAGGTGAAGGAACTCGTCGAATCACAACCGGTACCGGCAACATACCTCGGTTCACAGCACAACCTGGGCGGCGCCGGCGGATTCGCGCTGGGTATGCTGCACGCCCTCGCGCTGGGTGCAGACTGGGTGTGGCTGGCCGACGATGACGGCCGGCCTGAGGGGCCGGAGGTTCTGCAGACCCTGCTGGACTGCGCTGAACGGTACGACCTCGCTGAGGTGTCCCCCGTGGTGTGCAACATCGGCGAACCAGACCGGCTGGCGTTCCCCCTTCGGCGCGGGGTCGTGTGGCGACGCTGGCGGCACGAGCTTGGCGACGAGGACTTCCTGCCGGGCATCGCGTCGCTGTTCAATGGGGCACTGTTCTCGTCCAAAGCGATCGAGGCGGTGGGCGTCCCGGATCTTCGCTTGTTCGTGCGGGGCGATGAAGTCGACGTCCACCGGCGACTGGTCCGCTCCGGCCTTCCATTCGGGACGTGCCTGCAGACGGCATATCTGCATCCCGACGGGTCAGACGAGTTCAAGCCGATTCTCGGCGGGCGCATGCACACTCAGTACCCCGACAACTCGGTGAAGCGGTACTACACCTACCGCAACCGGGGATATCTGCTCGCGCAGCCGGGCATGCGGAAACTTCTGTTCCAGGAATGGGTCCGGTTCAGCTGGTACTTCCTGGTGAACCAGCGTGACTTCACTGGCTGGAAGGAATGGAACCGGCTTCGCCGCCTGGGGCGCCGCGAGCAATTCCGTCGCGTGTAG
- the wzt gene encoding galactan export ABC transporter ATP-binding subunit Wzt/RfbE: MPDEVRIDTAHACVDFPIFDAKTRSLKKAFLGKAGGSIGRTNSNVVVVEALRDVTMSLREGDRVGLVGHNGAGKSTLLRLLAGIYEPTRGKARIQGRVAPIFDLGVGMDPEISGYENIIIRGLFLGMTRKQMMQRMDDIAEFTELGDYLDMPLRTYSTGMRVRVAMGVVTSIEPEILLLDEGIGAVDADFMRKARKRLQELVSRSGILVFASHSDEFLAQLCDTAMWIDHGTVRERGMIKDVLTHYKGPEAAKIVDKVQADMAAEE, encoded by the coding sequence GTGCCTGACGAAGTACGCATTGACACTGCGCATGCCTGCGTAGACTTTCCGATATTCGACGCGAAAACCCGGTCGCTGAAGAAGGCCTTCCTGGGTAAGGCGGGTGGTTCGATCGGCCGCACCAATTCGAACGTCGTGGTGGTGGAAGCACTCAGGGACGTCACCATGTCGCTGCGGGAAGGCGATCGGGTCGGCCTTGTCGGCCACAATGGTGCCGGTAAATCCACTTTGTTGCGATTGCTCGCCGGAATCTACGAACCCACCCGCGGCAAGGCGCGCATCCAGGGCCGCGTAGCTCCGATCTTCGACCTCGGTGTCGGCATGGACCCGGAAATTTCCGGCTACGAAAACATCATCATCCGCGGGTTGTTCCTCGGTATGACCCGCAAGCAGATGATGCAGCGGATGGATGACATCGCGGAATTCACTGAACTCGGTGACTACCTGGACATGCCGCTGCGCACCTATTCGACTGGCATGCGAGTCCGGGTCGCGATGGGTGTTGTCACCAGTATCGAGCCGGAGATCCTGCTGCTCGACGAGGGCATCGGGGCGGTGGACGCCGACTTCATGCGCAAGGCCCGCAAGAGGCTGCAGGAGCTGGTTTCCCGCTCCGGCATTCTCGTGTTCGCGAGCCACTCTGATGAGTTCCTGGCCCAGCTCTGCGACACTGCCATGTGGATCGACCACGGCACCGTGCGCGAACGCGGGATGATCAAAGATGTTCTCACCCACTACAAGGGACCCGAAGCCGCGAAGATAGTCGACAAGGTGCAGGCAGATATGGCGGCAGAGGAATGA
- the wzm gene encoding galactan export ABC transporter permease subunit Wzm/RfbD: MPDSPTDPQGGAQQPDAEHAHALQVEVHEITANSRTFARAFGDLRTGLSQRELWLQLGWQDIKQRYRRSVIGPFWITIATGVQAVAMGLLYSVLLEVELRTFLPHVTVGLIIWTMIQGAIIDGAEVFIKNEGLIKFLPSALSVHVYRLAWRLFLLFVHNILIYVIMLAIFRPSLDWSSLLAIPGLVLIMLNVVWVTMFFGIFATRYRDIQPILNSMTLLLFFMTPIVWTTEGLIARGGEAADRARIVEINPLYHYLEIVRAPMLGNSVALYHWGIVIACTVVGWVLTIVALRNYRARVPYWV, from the coding sequence GTGCCCGACTCACCGACTGATCCCCAAGGCGGCGCTCAACAGCCGGATGCCGAACACGCGCACGCGTTGCAGGTCGAGGTTCACGAGATCACTGCGAACTCACGGACCTTTGCGCGGGCGTTCGGTGATCTTCGTACAGGCCTGTCACAGCGCGAACTGTGGCTTCAACTCGGGTGGCAGGACATCAAGCAGCGTTATCGGCGCTCCGTCATCGGCCCGTTCTGGATCACCATCGCTACCGGCGTCCAGGCCGTCGCGATGGGGTTGCTCTACTCGGTGCTTCTGGAGGTTGAGCTTCGGACATTCCTTCCACACGTCACCGTGGGACTCATCATCTGGACGATGATCCAGGGCGCGATCATCGACGGCGCGGAAGTGTTCATCAAAAACGAAGGCTTGATCAAGTTTCTGCCGTCCGCACTGAGTGTCCACGTGTATCGGCTGGCCTGGCGATTGTTCTTGCTCTTCGTTCACAACATCCTGATCTACGTCATCATGCTCGCGATTTTCCGGCCCTCGCTCGACTGGTCGAGCTTGCTCGCGATCCCCGGCCTCGTGCTGATCATGCTGAACGTGGTGTGGGTGACGATGTTCTTCGGAATTTTCGCCACCAGATACCGGGACATCCAGCCGATCCTCAACAGCATGACGCTGTTGCTCTTCTTCATGACTCCGATCGTGTGGACGACGGAGGGCCTGATCGCGCGTGGCGGCGAGGCTGCTGACCGCGCCCGTATTGTCGAGATCAATCCGCTGTACCACTACCTGGAGATAGTCCGTGCACCCATGCTGGGGAACTCCGTCGCGCTTTATCACTGGGGGATCGTCATCGCCTGCACTGTTGTCGGCTGGGTGCTGACAATCGTCGCGCTGCGCAACTACCGGGCCCGCGTGCCCTATTGGGTTTAG
- a CDS encoding polysaccharide pyruvyl transferase family protein, with product MEGPRGGHSEGAFELPKGKEIAKVVLMLQPDEGREVVYLIAPSGHPNYGDEFIAAAWLRYLARARPHALIVLDCHTPGQASVLLNGCHPHVMFVDTAWRLAVEAGDRPQEESHELLDGVIEEPGRACLLVDGIGLLSRASSIHLLGGGYLNSVWPHHLGLLRLVRAAARRSGARLYATGQGLMPAGSADELRASVGDFDVFDVRDRESAELLGVTATGDDAWLAVPPKSGTDRQLRREVPVYDGTSDAAQRDVVLCLQSDLVTNTDDAPGGDVADLAIRLLDEWGVTGDQVAVIECIPGTDRVAYDQIAHRIEGAVFVPFTVLWRDGLPARAGQTWISTRFHPHLLAAAAGASGVALSGRKDYYDTKHRSLTDEGSPWVVLPLNADTDAPARPSRGGFAAGVVDSLVARKRRLAGQLYPRQSARVRVKQALPPQVRRKLRAGVQRGKALLARQD from the coding sequence GTGGAAGGGCCGCGCGGGGGACACTCGGAAGGAGCCTTCGAGTTGCCTAAAGGTAAAGAGATCGCCAAAGTTGTCCTCATGCTGCAGCCCGACGAAGGCCGTGAAGTCGTCTACCTCATCGCTCCAAGTGGGCACCCAAACTACGGTGACGAATTCATCGCCGCGGCCTGGCTGCGATATTTGGCGCGGGCCCGGCCGCACGCGCTCATCGTGCTCGACTGCCACACACCGGGCCAGGCGTCCGTGCTGCTGAACGGCTGTCATCCGCATGTGATGTTCGTGGACACCGCGTGGCGCCTCGCTGTGGAGGCAGGCGACCGGCCGCAGGAAGAATCGCATGAGTTGCTGGACGGGGTCATCGAGGAACCGGGGCGTGCGTGCCTGCTCGTAGACGGGATCGGGCTGCTGTCCAGGGCGTCGAGCATCCACCTGCTTGGCGGTGGCTACCTGAATTCGGTGTGGCCCCACCATCTCGGTTTGTTGAGGCTTGTACGCGCAGCAGCGCGACGGTCCGGCGCCCGCCTATACGCGACCGGTCAGGGACTCATGCCGGCAGGCAGTGCGGACGAGCTCCGTGCGAGCGTGGGTGACTTCGACGTCTTCGACGTCCGGGACCGTGAATCCGCCGAACTCCTCGGTGTCACCGCGACCGGAGATGACGCGTGGCTCGCTGTGCCACCGAAGTCAGGAACCGATCGACAGCTGCGTCGCGAGGTGCCTGTGTACGACGGCACGAGTGACGCCGCTCAACGCGACGTCGTCCTGTGTCTGCAGTCCGACCTAGTGACGAACACCGATGATGCGCCCGGCGGGGACGTCGCCGACCTTGCCATTCGTTTGCTCGACGAATGGGGTGTGACCGGCGATCAAGTAGCCGTCATTGAATGCATCCCGGGTACTGACCGGGTCGCCTACGACCAGATCGCGCACCGAATAGAAGGGGCCGTATTTGTTCCGTTCACCGTGCTGTGGCGTGACGGGCTGCCAGCGCGGGCAGGGCAAACATGGATCAGCACTCGCTTCCATCCGCACCTGCTCGCCGCAGCGGCAGGCGCGTCGGGGGTCGCGCTGAGCGGGCGCAAGGACTACTACGACACCAAGCACCGCTCGCTCACCGACGAAGGATCACCATGGGTAGTTCTGCCGCTGAACGCTGATACCGACGCTCCCGCCAGGCCGTCGCGCGGCGGATTTGCCGCCGGAGTCGTGGACAGTCTGGTGGCGCGCAAACGACGCCTTGCCGGTCAGTTGTACCCGCGCCAGTCCGCGCGGGTACGTGTCAAACAGGCGTTACCACCGCAGGTGCGGCGCAAGCTTCGCGCCGGAGTCCAGCGAGGAAAAGCTCTGCTGGCGAGACAGGACTAG
- a CDS encoding bacterial proteasome activator family protein has protein sequence MSLSENDDIEVISTEPVEAEESTAAQNGKPESSSTALTDLVEQPAKVMRIGTMIKQLLEEVRAAPLDEASRTRLREIHESSIQELQDGLAPELRDELTRITLPFGEDAVPSDSELRIAQAQLVGWLEGVFHGIQTALFAQQMAARAQLEQMRQGALPPGMSLGHAHHDPEHPEHGGHSATGTGQYL, from the coding sequence ATGTCCTTGTCAGAGAACGATGACATCGAAGTGATCAGCACCGAGCCAGTAGAGGCCGAGGAGTCAACGGCGGCACAAAACGGGAAGCCGGAATCATCATCCACCGCGCTCACCGACCTCGTCGAGCAGCCGGCGAAGGTCATGCGGATCGGCACGATGATCAAGCAACTGCTTGAGGAAGTACGCGCTGCACCGCTTGATGAGGCGAGCCGCACCCGTCTGCGTGAAATTCACGAATCATCCATCCAGGAACTTCAGGATGGTCTCGCCCCAGAACTGCGAGACGAACTCACCCGGATCACTCTGCCGTTCGGCGAGGATGCCGTACCCAGTGACTCGGAGCTACGAATCGCGCAGGCGCAGCTGGTCGGATGGCTGGAGGGGGTCTTCCACGGCATCCAGACAGCACTTTTCGCTCAGCAAATGGCGGCGCGTGCGCAGCTCGAGCAGATGCGTCAGGGCGCCCTGCCCCCAGGAATGAGCCTCGGACATGCACATCACGACCCTGAGCACCCGGAGCATGGCGGACACTCCGCGACAGGCACCGGCCAATACCTGTAG
- a CDS encoding NAD(P)H-quinone oxidoreductase, with the protein MRAITISEPGGPDVMRWSEVPDVKPGPGEVLLRVAATAVNRADLLQRQGHYPPPPGASDVLGLECSGVIAELGEGVHDWEVGDEVCALLAGGGYAEYVAVPHSQLLPVPTGVDLRVAACLPEVACTVWSNLVMTAGMHRGQTVLIHGGASGIGTHAIQVARAMNVRVAVTAGSAEKLTVCKELGAECLINYREQDFVAEIAAFTSDFARQGADIILDIMGAKYLDRNIDALGKDGNLVIIGLQGGVKAELNLGKILTKRARIAATSLRGRPVTGPGSKDEIIKEVVAHVWPMISSGLVRPIVHDEVPIAEAASAHQMLDSGAVTGKILLSVA; encoded by the coding sequence ATGCGTGCCATCACGATCTCAGAGCCCGGTGGACCCGACGTTATGCGCTGGTCCGAGGTGCCCGATGTTAAGCCCGGCCCTGGTGAAGTCCTCCTTCGCGTCGCAGCGACCGCCGTGAACCGTGCGGACTTACTGCAGCGTCAGGGCCACTACCCACCTCCCCCGGGAGCCAGCGACGTGCTGGGCCTCGAATGTTCCGGAGTCATCGCTGAGCTTGGCGAGGGCGTGCATGACTGGGAGGTCGGGGATGAGGTGTGTGCACTGCTCGCAGGGGGTGGCTACGCCGAGTACGTCGCTGTTCCGCACTCCCAGCTCCTGCCCGTGCCGACAGGCGTTGACCTGCGCGTAGCCGCGTGTCTACCAGAAGTGGCATGCACTGTGTGGTCGAACCTCGTGATGACAGCGGGAATGCACCGCGGCCAAACGGTGCTGATTCATGGCGGCGCGAGCGGTATCGGGACGCACGCCATCCAGGTGGCGCGTGCAATGAACGTCCGTGTCGCCGTGACGGCCGGATCAGCAGAGAAGCTCACCGTGTGTAAGGAGTTGGGGGCGGAATGTCTCATCAACTACCGTGAGCAGGATTTCGTTGCCGAAATCGCGGCCTTCACGAGTGACTTTGCCCGGCAGGGTGCAGATATCATTCTCGACATCATGGGGGCGAAGTATCTGGACCGGAATATCGATGCGCTAGGCAAAGACGGGAATCTCGTCATAATCGGACTCCAGGGGGGAGTGAAAGCGGAGCTGAACCTCGGCAAGATTTTGACGAAACGGGCACGAATCGCGGCGACAAGCCTGCGCGGACGCCCCGTCACCGGCCCGGGCTCCAAAGATGAAATCATCAAGGAAGTGGTTGCGCACGTGTGGCCCATGATCAGCAGCGGGCTCGTCCGGCCGATTGTGCATGACGAGGTGCCCATCGCTGAAGCCGCATCTGCCCACCAGATGCTCGATTCCGGCGCGGTTACCGGGAAAATCCTGCTCAGCGTCGCCTGA
- a CDS encoding MarR family winged helix-turn-helix transcriptional regulator — translation MIPVQPTQVRWLNDEEQRAWRAFIDGSQRLMAVLNRDLADATGLTLADYRILVLLSEAPRNALRMSELAEGILASRSKLTHQVRRLEGQGLVVRESCEDDGRGVIARITPRGLDTLRESAPGHVESVRANFIDLLDQKQLNALSDVFEKIDSFLHEQSS, via the coding sequence ATGATCCCCGTACAGCCAACACAAGTGCGGTGGCTGAATGACGAGGAACAGCGGGCGTGGAGAGCGTTCATTGATGGCAGTCAGCGTCTGATGGCCGTCCTGAACAGGGACCTCGCTGATGCCACTGGGCTGACGCTGGCCGATTACCGGATCCTTGTGCTGCTCTCAGAAGCGCCGAGGAATGCCCTGCGCATGAGCGAACTGGCTGAGGGCATTCTCGCATCGCGGAGCAAGTTGACCCATCAGGTGCGGCGCCTTGAAGGGCAAGGTCTTGTGGTGCGTGAGTCCTGCGAGGACGACGGCCGGGGCGTCATTGCGCGCATCACGCCGCGTGGGCTGGACACGCTCCGGGAATCCGCTCCTGGTCATGTAGAAAGCGTCCGCGCGAATTTCATCGACCTTCTCGATCAAAAGCAACTCAACGCCCTCAGCGACGTCTTCGAGAAAATCGACTCATTCCTGCACGAGCAAAGTAGTTGA
- a CDS encoding SDR family NAD(P)-dependent oxidoreductase: MKELADKSIIVTGAGSGIGEAAAVLAAERGAQVTLADIDDDAGQSVLDRIHRDGGTAQFVHVDISITEHVQNMVAAATSAYGKLDGAFNNAGLPAWGQRPGNTSTPFADLTPEMLQGTLDVNVVGTFLCIKHQIEAMLRTGGGSIVNTSSDAGILAIASAGDYVTSKHAVIGLTKSAALDYATQGIRVNALLPGITLTPMMAKSFDKNPELRSWADKMQPIGRVAQPAEVAEAALWLLSDRASFVTGSSLVVDGGFSMV, from the coding sequence GTGAAAGAGCTTGCAGACAAGTCCATCATTGTCACCGGCGCCGGTTCAGGTATCGGCGAGGCCGCAGCAGTGCTCGCAGCCGAACGAGGGGCCCAGGTTACCCTCGCCGACATCGACGACGACGCCGGCCAATCCGTCCTCGACAGAATCCATCGAGACGGAGGAACCGCACAGTTCGTCCATGTGGACATCTCGATCACAGAGCACGTGCAGAACATGGTCGCCGCTGCAACATCCGCATACGGAAAACTCGACGGCGCCTTCAACAACGCAGGGCTGCCGGCATGGGGACAACGCCCGGGAAACACCTCGACACCGTTCGCAGACCTCACACCCGAGATGCTGCAGGGAACCCTCGACGTCAATGTGGTGGGTACCTTCTTGTGCATCAAACATCAGATCGAGGCGATGCTACGCACAGGGGGAGGCTCGATAGTCAATACCTCATCCGATGCAGGAATTCTGGCCATCGCCTCCGCCGGCGACTATGTGACGAGCAAACACGCGGTGATCGGCCTGACCAAGTCGGCGGCGCTTGACTACGCCACCCAGGGAATTCGGGTCAACGCACTCCTACCAGGAATCACCCTGACACCTATGATGGCAAAGTCCTTCGACAAGAACCCCGAATTGAGATCCTGGGCGGACAAAATGCAGCCCATCGGGCGCGTCGCACAACCGGCAGAAGTGGCGGAAGCTGCCTTGTGGCTGCTCTCGGACAGGGCATCGTTCGTGACCGGATCCTCCCTCGTCGTCGACGGAGGCTTCTCCATGGTGTAA
- a CDS encoding LLM class F420-dependent oxidoreductase, giving the protein MKLGVSFPQVELAGSAAALSQFTTAAEDLGYDHVLMYDHVVGAVHRDRTPALPELAYTEHDPFHDPLVSFAYLAALTTRIRLVTGVLVLPQRQTVLVARQVADVSILSGGRLALGVGVGLNYVEYDALGEQFSTRGARLTEQIPYLRRLWTEDVVTFSGKFDQIDRAALNPKPRMQIPIYTGGWSEAAFQRAVALADGFIFAGGNDHSLAAWSRVQQLLQESGRSPSSFASYFNLHIDEHGPDRQRTLDTISRLSDAGATHITASTFGQGFTHVGEHVDYLEWLATHVDQGP; this is encoded by the coding sequence ATGAAGCTCGGAGTATCCTTTCCCCAAGTCGAGCTGGCCGGGAGCGCCGCAGCGCTGTCGCAATTCACGACTGCAGCAGAAGATCTCGGGTACGACCATGTACTCATGTACGATCACGTCGTCGGTGCCGTTCACAGAGATCGCACGCCAGCTCTCCCAGAGCTGGCCTACACCGAGCACGACCCGTTCCACGATCCACTTGTCTCGTTCGCATACCTGGCCGCATTGACCACAAGAATTCGTCTCGTGACAGGGGTTCTCGTTCTCCCCCAGCGCCAGACGGTGCTGGTGGCACGACAAGTAGCCGATGTCTCGATTCTCTCAGGTGGGCGCCTCGCGTTGGGTGTCGGCGTTGGGCTGAACTACGTCGAATACGATGCCCTCGGCGAACAATTCAGTACGCGCGGTGCTCGATTGACCGAGCAAATCCCGTATCTGCGACGACTGTGGACCGAGGACGTCGTGACTTTCTCGGGAAAATTCGATCAGATCGACCGCGCCGCGTTGAATCCTAAGCCTCGCATGCAAATTCCCATCTATACCGGAGGCTGGTCGGAAGCCGCCTTCCAACGGGCGGTCGCGCTCGCCGACGGCTTCATCTTCGCGGGCGGCAACGACCACTCTCTCGCCGCATGGTCGCGAGTGCAGCAGTTGCTTCAGGAATCAGGCCGATCACCCTCCTCGTTCGCGTCTTACTTCAATCTGCACATCGATGAACACGGCCCCGATCGCCAGCGGACACTCGACACTATCTCTCGATTGAGTGACGCGGGCGCCACCCACATCACGGCCAGCACCTTCGGCCAAGGCTTCACCCACGTCGGCGAGCACGTCGACTATCTGGAGTGGTTGGCAACCCACGTCGACCAGGGGCCCTGA
- a CDS encoding 4Fe-4S domain-containing protein gives MKITVDEGKCCAGGQCVLDAPDVFDQRADDGIVVRLDDSPGEDQRAAVQEVIPYRSDSLKRSQRPTRRIHQVNQPVSAQVNRELSDVFIEPIDFRSLHRSLDRDAHHTQQFVYWLAPFFICTRTVGSKRRVGSHFECGGVYSRAIHRMIGATADCCLRREPETDLNAPCLVEHLPPNEREVMTNSVVTETLSPQDIVRAVYSAFNSLDPDIIEETARTYFADTVVVREAESLPWGGIYEGIETVAAMTKGLASPASPVDAANLHIDHLHVGATSSDNTTHVLAAVSFPWRGAVTIPMKALEWFTVRDDKVVEIQVYLWDTAAAISALPAT, from the coding sequence ATGAAAATCACCGTAGACGAAGGGAAGTGCTGCGCAGGCGGCCAGTGCGTGCTCGACGCGCCCGATGTCTTCGACCAGCGCGCCGACGACGGCATAGTTGTTCGGCTCGACGACTCCCCCGGCGAAGATCAACGTGCTGCAGTCCAGGAAGTTATTCCGTACCGGAGCGACAGTCTGAAGCGGAGCCAGCGACCCACCCGTCGCATTCATCAAGTCAACCAACCGGTCTCGGCGCAAGTGAACCGTGAACTCAGCGACGTCTTCATCGAACCAATCGATTTCAGGTCACTCCATCGCAGCCTTGACAGAGACGCACATCACACACAACAGTTCGTTTATTGGTTAGCCCCATTCTTTATATGCACACGAACCGTGGGTTCGAAGCGTCGTGTCGGTAGCCACTTCGAGTGCGGAGGGGTGTACAGCCGGGCCATCCATCGGATGATCGGCGCGACGGCCGACTGTTGCCTGCGCCGCGAACCGGAAACCGATCTCAACGCCCCATGCCTTGTCGAACACCTTCCCCCCAACGAAAGAGAAGTCATGACGAACTCAGTGGTCACCGAAACTTTGAGCCCCCAGGACATCGTCCGTGCGGTCTACTCGGCTTTCAACTCCCTCGACCCTGACATTATCGAGGAGACTGCACGGACATACTTTGCGGACACGGTAGTTGTGCGAGAAGCCGAATCCTTGCCGTGGGGAGGGATCTACGAGGGCATCGAGACCGTCGCTGCCATGACGAAGGGCCTCGCATCCCCCGCCTCCCCCGTCGATGCAGCAAATCTGCACATCGACCACCTACACGTGGGCGCAACCAGCAGCGACAACACCACCCACGTGCTCGCGGCCGTCTCTTTTCCGTGGCGAGGTGCCGTGACCATCCCGATGAAAGCACTGGAATGGTTCACTGTGCGCGACGACAAGGTCGTCGAAATCCAGGTTTACCTGTGGGACACCGCAGCTGCGATATCAGCGTTGCCTGCAACCTGA
- a CDS encoding flavin-containing monooxygenase: MATDRIARGAEQWVQDFAAALASPDGTDLSALFLDESYYRDTGALTWDFHQYEGRSVIEGVLGSVTGDLEPTNFRLAEHWPAPQVVDNGAGPAVEIFFEFDTRSAKAIALMYGVPDENSPYGFRTQSLYTRLEGIHGVDTPAVHPAGYGYTPRHTGENWLEHRERQRAFDERELEVLIVGAGQAGLMTAAYLRYFGVNALVIDKHDRVGDNWRKRYSSLFLHNTINMNHFPMLRFPEHYPQYLPKDVLGEWLETYSRYLDLDVWTSTDFVGGEYDEANKSWSATVVTASGEKRVLHPRHIVLATGGIGGKPNVPNLPGLDKFAGKVMHSSEFHDSDEYQGKSAIVIGMGSSAHDIARDLCNHGAKVTMVQRSPVVINSVEIANSAYAAGYADGVPIELGDIRYGLALINSLRVASSKMAHQIGKEADAELHRGLEAAGVVLGDGHDNSGWLDLFLRTGGGYYLNAGASELIISGDIKVIQADQITTFTEAGAQLADGTTRNADLVLLATGYQNRKVEVAEQFGQEVADRVGDIARLTDEGEWANMWSQTAQRGLWFSGGGIPQVRPGARILALLIKADLLELIPEAYRRDAHLLASQ, translated from the coding sequence ATGGCTACCGACCGCATCGCTCGAGGCGCCGAACAGTGGGTACAGGATTTCGCGGCGGCCCTGGCGTCGCCCGATGGCACCGACCTCTCCGCGCTCTTTCTCGACGAGTCCTACTATCGCGACACAGGCGCGCTCACCTGGGATTTTCATCAGTACGAGGGACGCTCCGTCATCGAGGGTGTGCTCGGCTCCGTCACCGGTGACCTCGAACCGACGAACTTCCGCCTGGCCGAGCATTGGCCGGCTCCTCAGGTCGTCGACAACGGCGCGGGCCCGGCCGTGGAGATCTTCTTCGAGTTCGATACCCGGTCCGCGAAAGCGATCGCGTTGATGTACGGCGTGCCCGACGAGAACAGCCCGTACGGATTCCGAACACAGTCTCTGTATACCCGACTCGAAGGTATCCACGGCGTCGACACCCCCGCCGTACACCCGGCCGGCTACGGCTACACCCCCAGGCACACGGGCGAGAACTGGCTCGAACATCGCGAACGTCAGCGCGCGTTCGACGAACGTGAACTCGAGGTTCTGATCGTCGGAGCCGGACAAGCCGGACTGATGACGGCCGCGTACCTGCGTTACTTCGGAGTCAACGCACTGGTGATCGACAAGCACGACCGCGTCGGCGACAACTGGCGCAAGCGTTACAGTTCCCTGTTTCTGCACAACACGATCAACATGAATCACTTCCCGATGCTGCGGTTCCCGGAGCACTACCCCCAGTACCTCCCGAAAGACGTTCTCGGAGAATGGCTCGAGACCTACAGCCGTTACCTCGATCTCGACGTATGGACCTCGACAGACTTCGTTGGCGGAGAATACGACGAGGCCAACAAGTCATGGTCAGCGACGGTCGTCACGGCCAGCGGTGAGAAGCGAGTACTGCACCCGCGCCACATCGTCCTCGCAACGGGCGGAATCGGCGGCAAGCCGAACGTCCCGAACCTGCCAGGTCTCGATAAGTTTGCCGGCAAGGTCATGCATTCCTCCGAATTCCACGATTCGGACGAGTACCAGGGCAAGAGCGCCATCGTCATCGGGATGGGGTCAAGTGCACACGACATCGCCCGCGACCTGTGCAACCACGGCGCCAAAGTTACCATGGTCCAGCGCAGCCCAGTAGTGATCAACAGTGTCGAGATCGCCAACTCCGCGTACGCAGCGGGCTACGCAGACGGCGTCCCCATCGAGCTCGGCGACATCCGCTATGGCTTGGCGTTGATCAACTCTCTCCGGGTCGCGAGCTCGAAAATGGCACACCAAATAGGCAAGGAAGCAGACGCCGAACTGCACAGAGGTCTCGAAGCCGCAGGCGTCGTCCTCGGCGACGGACACGATAATTCGGGTTGGCTGGATCTGTTCCTGCGCACCGGCGGCGGCTATTACCTCAATGCCGGCGCCTCAGAGCTGATCATCTCCGGCGACATCAAGGTCATCCAGGCAGATCAAATCACCACATTCACCGAAGCCGGTGCACAACTGGCCGACGGAACGACACGTAACGCAGACCTCGTTCTACTGGCAACCGGTTACCAGAACCGCAAGGTCGAAGTTGCCGAGCAGTTCGGTCAGGAGGTCGCTGATCGCGTAGGAGATATCGCACGGCTCACCGACGAGGGTGAATGGGCCAACATGTGGAGTCAGACCGCGCAGCGTGGATTGTGGTTCAGCGGCGGCGGCATCCCACAGGTCCGCCCCGGCGCGCGCATTCTCGCCCTCCTCATCAAGGCCGACCTACTCGAACTGATTCCCGAGGCCTACCGACGCGACGCTCACTTACTGGCAAGCCAGTAA